The Engraulis encrasicolus isolate BLACKSEA-1 chromosome 4, IST_EnEncr_1.0, whole genome shotgun sequence genome includes a window with the following:
- the LOC134447542 gene encoding long-chain fatty acid transport protein 2-like encodes MLLWLILLVVLIVIIHFKFPYLLKDIQYGVQTTLVGYRLGKYAQSKPYFTVLDRFLELASKQPDKTFISYKDATFSYRETDRQSNRIARVLREHAGVREGDTVALLLSNEPVFLWTWLGLAKLGCSAALLNYNLRSRSLLHCFSCCGAKVLLAATELKDAVEEVRAALTEQEVAVYFLTETCDAVAGTETLCDRIQEASGDPLPSGLRDSVTFISPAVYIYTSGTTGLPKAAVVNQQRLWAMSHLQSITGVCSDDVIYVNLPLYHTAGFALGFTGVIERGASVVLRKKFSASQFWDDCRKYNVTVMQYIGETMRYLCNTPKSPVDMVHNVRIAFGNGLRADVWSEFLRRFGNVEIRELYAATEGNMSFINYVGKIGAVGRINQLHKRRFPFAVIRYDPEMEEPIRNAEGLCIECPLGETGLLVSRITQMAPFNGYARDEKQSERKRLRDVLQKGDVYFNSGDLLRIDQESFLYFQDRVGDTFRWKGENVATNEVSDVLTMMPSVVEANVYGVKVPGAEGRVGMAAVRWQEGVESDGSALYGALYRHVCAYLPSYARPRFIRIQSHMEVTGTFKQMKGRLVSEGFSPDVVQDPLLILEEREECYAPLTRQAYDAILQGSRKL; translated from the exons ATGTTGCTGTGGCTGATACTGCTTGTCGTTTTGATAGTTATTATACATTTCAAATTTCCATATCTGCTGAAGGACATACAGTACGGCGTGCAGACGACTTTGGTTGGATACCGACTGGGGAAATACGCGCAGTCCAAACCGTACTTCACAGTACTAGACCGCTTTTTGGAACTAGCGAGCAAGCAGCCAGACAAAACTTTCATCTCGTACAAGGATGCGACTTTTTCGTATCGGGAAACTGACAGGCAGAGTAACCGGATCGCCAGAGTGCTGCGGGAACACGCTGGTGTCCGAGAGGGCGACACGGTAGCGCTTCTCCTGAGCAATGAGCCCGTGTTCCTGTGGACGTGGTTGGGGCTCGCCAAGCTCGGCTGCTCTGCGGCTCTGCTCAACTACAACCTCCGCTCCCGGTCCCTGCTGCACTGCTTCTCCTGCTGCGGGGCCAAAGTTCTGTTGGCAGCTACAG AGCTGAAGGACGCTGTCGAGGAGGTGCGCGCCGCTctgacagagcaggaggttgcGGTGTATTTCCTCACCGAGACCTGTGATGCTGTGGCTGGCACGGAGACTCTCTGCGATAGGATCCAGGAGGCTTCTGGAGACCCTCTGCCATCTGGCCTGCGGGACAGCGTCACCTTCATCAGCCCCGCCGTCTACATCTACACCTCCGGCACCACAG ggttgccCAAGGCTGCAGTGGTCAATCAGCAGAGACTGTGGGCCATGTCCCACCTGCAGTCCATCACGGGCGTGTGCTCTGATGATGTCATCTACGTCAACCTGCCCCTCTACCACACGGCAGGCTTCGCCCTCGGCTTCACCGGTGTCATCGAGAGAG GGGCAAGTGTGGTGCTGAGGAAAAAGTTCTCTGCGTCGCAGTTCTGGGATGACTGCAGAAAGTACAACGTGACTGTCATGCAGTACATTGGAGAAACCATGCGCTACCTCTGCAACACTCCTAAG TCGCCGGTTGATATGGTGCATAACGTGCGCATCGCCTTTGGCAACGGGCTGCGTGCGGACGTGTGGAGCGAATTCCTGCGGCGCTTTGGTAACGTGGAGATACGGGAGCTTTACGCCGCCACCGAGGGCAACATGAGCTTCATCAACTATGTCGGCAAGATCGGAGCCGTGGGACGAATCAACCAGCTTCACAAG CGGCGTTTCCCATTCGCTGTGATCCGGTATGATCCGGAGATGGAGGAACCAATCAGGAATGCCGAGGGGTTGTGCATAGAGTGTCCTCTAG GTGAGACGGGCCTCCTGGTGTCCCGTATTACCCAGATGGCTCCATTCAATGGCTACGCCAGAGATGAGAAGCAGTCGGAGAGGAAGAGGCTGCGTGACGTGCTGCAGAAGGGAGACGTCTACTTCAATAGTGGAGACCTCCTCAGGATAGACCAAGAGAGCTTCCTCTACTTCCAGGACCGCGTAGGAGACACATTCAG GTGGAAAGGGGAGAACGTGGCCACTAATGAAGTTTCAGACGTCCTCACTATGATGCCGTCCGTTGTGGAGGCCAACGTGTACGGTGTCAAAGTGCCAG gtgcggAGGGCAGAGTGGGCATGGCAGCCGTGAGGTGGCAGGAGGGGGTGGAGAGTGACGGCAGTGCTCTCTATGGTGCCCTCTACAGGCACGTCTGCGCATACCTGCCCAGCTACGCCAGACCTCGCTTCATCAGGATACAG AGCCATATGGAGGTGACGGGCACCTTTAAGCAGATGAAAGGGCGTCTGGTGTCCGAGGGCTTCAGTCCGGATGTGGTGCAGGACCCCCTCCTCATCTTGGAGGAACGAGAGGAGTGCTACGCTCCCCTCACACGTCAGGCCTACGATGCCATACTGCAGGGCTCCCGGAAACTTTAA